The Spirosoma sp. SC4-14 DNA window TTTGCGAGTTAGCTATTAGAAACCTGCTCTTACTGATGAGTAAGAGCTAAAAGCTATCTTTTCAACTTCGTTCAATTCCGCTATGGCAAACAAGAACGTTGATCTTGACCAACTTAGCATCAATACCATCCGGCTACTGTCGGTCGATGCTGTTCAGAAAGCCAATTCTGGCCATCCGGGTTTGCCGCTGGGCGCTGCGCCCATGGCTTATGTGCTCTGGTCTCGTTTTTTGCGATTCAATCCTAAAGATCCTCAATGGCCCGACCGCGACCGATTTGTGCTGTCGGCAGGACATGGGTCGGCACTGCTCTACAGTATGCTGCATTTGTATGGCTATGATTTGAGTCTCGACGATCTGAAAAACTTCCGGCAAATTCACTCCAGAACACCGGGCCACCCCGAGTCGAATCTGACGCCGGGTGTTGAGGTAACTACCGGGCCGTTAGGGCAGGGGTTTGCGAATGGGGTCGGTATGGCAATGGCAGAGGCCTTTCTGGCAGCTACCTATAACCGCGATGGGCATACGGTGGTTGATCATTACACGTATTCCATTGTCAGCGATGGCGATCTGATGGAAGGTATCGCATCAGAGGCTGCTTCGCTGGCTGGCCACCTGAAGCTAGGGAAGCTGATTTATCTCTACGACGATAATCTTATTTCGCTCGACGGCCCAACCAATCTGGCTTTTACGGAAGATCGGATGGCGCGTTTTGATGCCTATGGCTGGCATACACAACACGTTGCGGATGGCAATGATCTGGATGCCATTGAAGCGGCTATCCGGGCAGCACAGGCCGAAACCGACCGACCGTCGATTATTGCCGTTCGCACAATTATTGGCTATGGCAGTCCGCAGGAAGGCACCAGCAAAGTACACGGCAGTGCGCTGGGCGAAGAAAACGTTCGGAAAACCAAAGAGTTTTTTGGGTGGGACCCCAACAAAACCTTTTTTGTTCCTGAAGACGTGAAAGCCTATTTGCTCGAACCAGGCAAAAAAGGAGCTGATTTGCAAACCGATTGGCAAAACCGATTTGAAGATTATAAGGCACAGTTTCCGGCCGAAGCGGATCTGTTTAGCGTATCGTTTGCTGGTAAATTGCCCGAAGGCTGGGATGCAGATTTGCCGCAATTTAAGCCCGACGATGGACCACTGGCAACGCGACAGGCGTCGGGCAAAGCGCTAACGGCGCTGAAGCAACACGTGCCGTATTTGTTTGGGGGCTCGGCCGATCTGGCATCGTCGAACGAAATGCCAACCAAAGGTGATGTGAGTTTTCAGCCGGGGCATTATGGCAACTCGAACATCTGGTTTGGTGTACGTGAACACGCTATGGGGGCAGCCCTCAACGGTATGGCGCAGCACGGTGGCGTGCATCCTTACGGCGGCACCTTCCTGAACTTTTCCGATTATATGCGGGGAGCAATCCGGCTAACGGCGCTGGCCGAATCGGCGGTGACGTTTGTGTTTACGCACGACAGTATTGGTCTGGGAGAAGATGGCCCTACGCACCAGCCAATCGAGCAGTTTGTGTCCTTGCGAACTATTCCAAATAGTATTGTGATTCGACCGGCCGATGCCAACGAAACGGTTGAAGCCTGGCGAGTGGCTATGATGCAGCACAAAACGCCCGTTGCTCTGATTCTGTCTCGGCAGAAGTTACCGGTAATCGACCAGAGTAAATATGGGTCGGCTCGCGGATTGGAGAAAGGGGCTTATATTCTGAGTGACGCCGAAGGAACGCCCGAGCTGATCTTAATCGGTACTGGCTCGGAAGTATCGCTGGTGTTGGACGCACAGGAGGAGTTAAAGAAACAGGGTATTCAGGCTCGGGTAGTTAGTATGCCTTCGTGGGAACTGTTTGAAAAGCAGGATCGGGCTTATCAGCATGAAGTGCTGCCACCAACCGTCCGTAAGCGACTGGCTGTAGAAGTGGGTTCGCCCATAGGCTGGCATAAATACGTGACCGACGAAGGAACGTCGCTGAGTATGAATCGTTTCGGCTTGTCTGGTCCGGGCGAAGAAGTGATGGCCTATTTCGGCTTTACGGTTGAAAATGTCGTCAAAAAGGCATTGAGTGTACTTAAAGGCGAACCCGAAGGCATGGAAGAAAAAGAAGTGTTATCGCATGAGAAGTAGTGTTAAGTTAGACCTAAAAGGTTTTAAAAACCTTTTAGGTCTGTTCTGATGCTCATCCGCGATTGCATCGTG harbors:
- the tkt gene encoding transketolase, whose translation is MANKNVDLDQLSINTIRLLSVDAVQKANSGHPGLPLGAAPMAYVLWSRFLRFNPKDPQWPDRDRFVLSAGHGSALLYSMLHLYGYDLSLDDLKNFRQIHSRTPGHPESNLTPGVEVTTGPLGQGFANGVGMAMAEAFLAATYNRDGHTVVDHYTYSIVSDGDLMEGIASEAASLAGHLKLGKLIYLYDDNLISLDGPTNLAFTEDRMARFDAYGWHTQHVADGNDLDAIEAAIRAAQAETDRPSIIAVRTIIGYGSPQEGTSKVHGSALGEENVRKTKEFFGWDPNKTFFVPEDVKAYLLEPGKKGADLQTDWQNRFEDYKAQFPAEADLFSVSFAGKLPEGWDADLPQFKPDDGPLATRQASGKALTALKQHVPYLFGGSADLASSNEMPTKGDVSFQPGHYGNSNIWFGVREHAMGAALNGMAQHGGVHPYGGTFLNFSDYMRGAIRLTALAESAVTFVFTHDSIGLGEDGPTHQPIEQFVSLRTIPNSIVIRPADANETVEAWRVAMMQHKTPVALILSRQKLPVIDQSKYGSARGLEKGAYILSDAEGTPELILIGTGSEVSLVLDAQEELKKQGIQARVVSMPSWELFEKQDRAYQHEVLPPTVRKRLAVEVGSPIGWHKYVTDEGTSLSMNRFGLSGPGEEVMAYFGFTVENVVKKALSVLKGEPEGMEEKEVLSHEK